The DNA region GTCCCCGATATCAGTCGTGCCAAGTAAGAAACCTCGTTCTAGATTGTCCCACAATTTAGGAGTTCTGGGAAGTTTTGAGAAATGCCTTGAAGGAGAATTACAGGGCTGGGGGAGTTGAGGATTGTAGGGGCGGGCAGACCTAGTCCCAGGGCTGATGGAGAGCTGGATGGAGGGGGACGCTGACCCAGGGCTCTGAAGGAGGAGCCGGAGTTAACAGCGTGGGGACCAGGAGTGTGGCGGGCAGGGGCTCTGGGGGTGCCAAGGCTGCCCCCCCGGCCGCCACGttctcgctctcttgctctccccaCTCACAGACGAAAACGAGTGTGCGCAGTCTCCTGCAGCCTGCGGCAGTGCCTCCTGCCGCAACACGCTGGGCGGCTTCCGCTGCGTCTGCCCCTCTGGCTTTGACTTTGACCAGGCCCTGGGGGGCTGCCAGGATGTAGACGAATGCGCCGTCTGGGGCGGCCCCTGTAGCTACAGCTGCGCCAACACCCCTGGTGGCTTCCTGTGCGGCTGCCCCCGAGGCTACTTCCGGGCTGGGCAAGGGTGAGGGGCTTGAGCCGGGCGGGCGCAGATCCCCCAACCCTgcgagagcacacacacacacatgcgtccGTGCACACATGCATTtacacacgtgtgcacagagACCTGGTCACAGAGCCTCCCAGCACACGTATGGGTCCACACGCGAGTTCACACCCCATTTTGGTGTCATTGCCTGCCTGGTGCTGCCGTATATTTGCACGTGCGGAGTGGTAGGTGCACACTTCTCTGTAATACCCTCGAGCATACGTATGACTCACAGCTACGCCGACATGCCTGGGCACCCTTATGCATTCGTACATCTcagtgtgcacacgtgtgcacgtaATACACACCGCTGCCGTGGGGTGCCTGTAGGCCCACATCTCTGCCCAGGTAAGCTAAGggatgcatgcacacacgcacaccccctTTGTGTAGGCACACGCAAAGGCACACCCTCCCATTTACACACCAGCACCCGTCCCCCATGGGCAGTGTGGCTCTGAATGGagagtgggggctggagggggtaGGGGGGGGGATCCCACCAGCTTGCCCCTGAAGACCCACCACCCCCTTTGTCCTGGCCCAGGCACTGTGTCTCTGGCCTGGGCTTCAGCCCTGGACCCCAGGAGACCCCAGACGAGGAGGAGCTGCTCTCATCTGAAACCTGCTATGAATGCAAGATCAATGGCCTCCCCGCTCGTGACCGGCCACGGCGCAGTGCCTATGGGAGCCACCAGGtgaggagagggaaggcagaagCGAGACAGGAATGTTGGGTCTGAGGGGCGGTCCGTATTAGATTGAACTAAATATGAATGTATTACTTTGCCCTATTTTCCCctcttgtttttctccctttcctattGTTACCATTGTTTTCTGTAAGCTTCGGAAGGGTAGGGCCCTGTGTCTGTAAGAGTGAGTGCAGTGGTTGTTGGGGCTCCTGGGATGGGTGCCCACGGATCGCATCGGGTAGAGGagggctgccccccaccccgcaccgCCCACCCCAGGCTTTGCCTGCAATACCCAAGACTGCCAGCAGGTGTCAGTAAGAGCACATGTCTGAGCAACACTGGGGGCGgcgcagggtggggggtggggggcgctgaaGTCTCCAGACGGAAAGGGCAGGAAAAAAGGAATAGCTTTCGCATT from Ursus arctos isolate Adak ecotype North America unplaced genomic scaffold, UrsArc2.0 scaffold_14, whole genome shotgun sequence includes:
- the LOC113242673 gene encoding fibrillin-3, whose product is MIRSPISVVPNENECAQSPAACGSASCRNTLGGFRCVCPSGFDFDQALGGCQDVDECAVWGGPCSYSCANTPGGFLCGCPRGYFRAGQGHCVSGLGFSPGPQETPDEEELLSSETCYECKINGLPARDRPRRSAYGSHQVSLASLDSEAPLTLGLNLSRLGGAEHILELRPALESLGGRVRYVIARGNGPGFFRVHHLRGLSSLQLGRRRPRPGTYQLELVSVAGPWGTWPERKLTPGGGALRLKVQLRLL